The Myxococcus virescens sequence CCTGGCCGTGGCGCTGCTGGCGAGCTGGCTGAGCCCCAAGGTGTTCCGCTGGCTGCGCCCCCGCGTGCTGGAGGCGCTGGGTCGTGCGTCCCTGCCCGTGTTCTCCGTGCACCTGGTGCTGTGCCTGCTCAGTCTGGCGCTGCTCAATGAGAACGAGGACCCGCTGGCCGACTGGGAAGAGGTCTTCGTGCTGGTGGCCACGTTCACCGTGATGCTGCTGGTGGCGTGCAGACAGGCGGCGGCGCTGCGCAACAGTCAGACCCCATAGGGCTTCTCTGAGAATTCTCTCAGGATGCCCTCAAGCGGCATGCGCGCGCCCTCCTTAGGGTGCGCGGCATGTGGGTCCTTCTCGTCACACTCCTCGCCGCGGCGCCGGCGCGAGAGTCCCCTCCACTCACCTTCGCCGAGTCCCAGGCGCTGGCCGCGAAAGCCGCGCTGCCCGCGAGCCTGGCACGCGCCGTGGAAACGCGGCGGGCGTGGGACGCGCGGTTGCCGTGGCTCGCCGCCAACCCCACGCTCAGCGTGATGCCGGGGCGGCGCGCCCAGCCCGAGGGTCCAGGCTTCGAGCTGACGGTGTCGGTGGAGCAACCGCTTTTCCTGTCGAACCTTGCGGGGGCCCAGCGCGACGCGGCGAGCGCGGAGACCCGGGCGCTGGAGCGGGAAGCCGTGGCCGCGCTGCTGAACCGTCGGCTGGAGGTGGCGCGGGCGTGGCTGACGCTCTGGTCGGCCCAGCAGGCCGCGGCGACGGCCGAGCAGGAAGCGACGTTGGCGGGTGCGCTGCGCACCTCCGTCGCGGATGCGCTGGCGCTCGGCGGCGCCACCCGGTTGGAGCTGGCCGAAGCGGAAGGGTTCGAGGCCGAGGCTCAGTTGGCGCTCCTGGCTCGCGAGGCGGAGGTGACCCACGCGCGGCTGTCGTTGGCGGCACTGGTGGGCCGTCAGCCCGATGCGCACCTGGTGGTCGCGGAGGCCCTGCCGGAAGTTGCATTGCCGCCGCCTTCCGAAGAAGCGCGGTGGCTGGCGCGCGCCTCCGAGCTTCCAGAGGCGGAGGCCCGGCGCCTGCTGGGGGTGGCGGAGCGGGCCCGCGCGGCGGAGGTCCGGGCCGCGCGGGGCTGGCAGGTGACGGTGGGCGCGCAGGGCGTGCGTGAGTACTACGGCGGGCTCAGTGGCCTGCTGATGGTGGGCGTGACGCCGCCGATGTTCGACACGGGGCAGCGCGAGCGTGGCGCGCTCCTCGCCGCCGCTGAACGTCTGGAGGGCGAGGCCCAGGAAGCCGCGCTGCGCGCCGCCGCGGAGCTGGCCCTGGCGTTCCGTGAGCGCGAGCACACCGCGGCGCAGCTCTCCGTCGTCGAGAAGTCCCTGGCGCCCAAGGCCGAAGAGGCCGCGCGGCTGGCCGACGTGTTGCTGCGCGCGGGCCAGAGCACGCTGCCTGACGTCCTGCGCGCCCGCCGCGCCCGGGCCGCCGCCAACATCCGGCTCGCGCTCGCCCGCGGCGAAGCCTCGCTCGCCGCCGCGCGGCTCCACCTCCTGCTCTCCGCCCTGCCATGACGCCCTTCGTCCGTCGTTTCGTCGCTGTGCCGATGCTCGTCCTGTCCGGGGCGTGCACGTCCGGTTCCTCCACCGCGGAGGTTCCTCCACCGCCGCCCCCCGCGCGCGCCTCCGCGGCTTCGGCGTGGGTGCCCGTGCGCGCGGCGTCTCGCGTGGCCCTGGCGGAGGCCCCCGCGCTGGTGCTGTCCAGCCCGGACGCCGTCGCCGCGCTCTCCGCGCCGTTCCGCGCCCGAGTGCAGCAGGTGCGCGCGCGGCCGGGTCAGCAGGTCAAGGCGGGAGACCCGCTGGTGGAGGTGTTGATGCCGGAGGTGGTGGAGGCGGCGGGGGCCGCCAGCGCCGCCTCGCTGCGACTGGAGGCCTATTCGCGGCAGGTGGAACGCCTGGAGGCGCTTCATGCCCAGGGCCTGGCGAAGCTGCCCGACCTGGCCGATGCCCAGACGCAACAGGCCGAGGCCCGCGCCGCCCTGGTCGCGGCGCACGCGGTGTTGCGCGTAGCGGGCATCGCTCCCGGGGAAGCCCGGGGCGTGGCGGAGCGCGGCACCGTCTGGCTCAAGAGCCCCATCGGAGGAATCGTCACCGAGGTGCGCGCGGTGCTGGGGGAGACGCAGCCCGAGGCCAGCGCCGCCTTGGTGCGGGTGGCCGCCGACGGTCCCGCGCGCCTGGAGGCCCGGCTGTCCGTGCGTCCTCCCGAGGGCGCCAGCTTCGCCTTCGTGTCCTCCCAGGGCATCGCTGTTCCGGTGCGGTGGGTGGGCCAGTCCCCGGTCGTGGACGCCGCGGATGGAACGTGGCGCGCGTGGTTCGAGCCAGAGGACTCCGCCGCCGTGCTGCGCGCGGGGCAGGGCGGCCGGTTGCGCATCCAGGCCGCGGCGGGCGAGGACACGGTGCTGGTCCCCGCGCGCGCCCTGGCCTTCGACAGTGCGCGCACGGTCGTCTTCACGCGCGGCGGTGAGGGGCAGCCCGTGCGCCGGGAGGTGGAGGTGCTGGCCACCTCCGGCGCGGAGGCCTTGGTGAAAGGGCCGCTGTCTGCCCGGGACGCGGTGGCCGCTGACGGCGCGGCGCTGCTGTTGGAGTCTCAGGCGGGTGCCGGCGATGAGGTGACGCCGTGATTGAAGCCCTCGTGCGCTGGTCGGTGCGTCACCGGGTCTGGGTCCTGGCCCTCACGGGCGTGCTCGCGCTGGCGGGCGTCGCGGTGTCGCTCCGCCTGGAACTGGACGCGATGCCGGACATCACCACCAACCAGGTGCTCGTTCTCACGCGTGCGCCCGGCCTGACGCCCGAGGAGGTGGAGCGGCTGGTGACGCGGCCGGTGGAGGTGGCCCTGGGCGGCATGCCCGGACTCGAGGAGCAGCGCAGCCTGTCCCGCTATGGCCTTTCCTCTGTCACCGCCGTGTTCGAGGACGGCGTGGACCCGTACCGGGCCCGGCAGCAGGTGCAGGAGCGCCTCAACGTGCTCGGCTCCACGCTGCCCCCGGGCGTGGACCCACCGGAGCTGGGGCCGCTCACCGGTGGGTTGGGCGAAGTCTTCCACTTCACGCTGTCCTCGCCGGAGCGCACGGGCGCGCAGTTGCTCGAGCTGACGCAGATTCGCGTGGCGCCCCGTCTGCGTACGGTGCCGGGCGTGGTGGAGGTCAACAGCTGGGGCGGCCACCAGCGCACGCTGGAGGTGCGCGCGGACGCCGTGCGGCTGGCCCAGCGGGGCGTGACGCTCGCGCAGTTGCGTGACGCGCTGGAGCGAGCCACCGGCAGCGCTCCGGGCGCGAGCCTTCCGGTCGGAGAGCGCCACGTCCTGATTCGCGCCGTGGCGCGGCCTCGGGCGCCGGCTGACCTGGCGGAGGCGTTGATTCCCCGGCCTGGGGCCATGGCCGTGCGCCTGGGCGACGTGGCCGAGGTCACCGAAGGCGCGCTGCCTCGCATTGGCAGCGCCACCTCCAATGGGCGCGGCGAGACGGTCTACGTCATGGTGCAGATGCTCCGGGATGCCAATGCGCTCGCCGTGACGGGCGCCATCTCCGACGCGCTCCCCGATGTGCGAGCGCTGCTGCCCGAGGACGTGCGGTTGGACGTCGTCTACGACCGTGCCACGTTGGTGCGCGGCACGGTGCGCACCGTGGGCAAGAACCTGCTGGAAGGAGGGCTGCTCGTCGTGGGCGTCCTCTTCCTGTTGCTCGGCAGCGTGCGCGCGGGCCTGCTCGTCGCCTCGGCCATTCCGTTGTCCATGCTGGGCGCGACCACCGCCATGGTGGCGCTGGACATCCCGGGCAACCTGATGAGCCTGGGAGCCATCGACTTCGGCCTGCTGGTGGATGGCGCGGTGGTGATGGTGGAGGGCCTGTTCCACCGGCTGGCGCATCTGTCGCCGGAGGAGAAGAAGCGGCCGCCCCGTGAGCACGTCGAGGAGACGGCCGTGTCCCTGGCCCGCCCCGTCTTCTTCTCCGTGCTCATCATCCTGCTCGTGTACCTGCCCATCCTGTCCCTGCGAGGCGTGGACGGGAAGATGTTCCGGCCCATGGCGATGACCGTCGTCTTCGCGCTGGCCACCGCGCTGCTGCTGTCGTTGACCTTCATCCCCGCCGCCGCGAGTTGGCTCATCCGCCCCGAGCACGTCCCCGCGCGTGAGCCACTGCTGGTCCGCTGGTTCGAGCGTCTCTACGCCCCGGCGTTGCGTCAGAGCGTGCGCAGGCGCGTGCCCGTGGCCGCCGTGGCCGTGTTCCTGTTGGCCGTGGGTGGGTGGATCTTCGCTCGCGCGGGCACGGAGTTCACGCCGCAGTTGGACGAAGGCGACATGGTGATTCAAACCACGCGTGTCCCTGACATCAGCCTGGACGCGGCGGTGAGCGAAGCGGGCCGGATGGAGCGAGTCCTGCTCGAAGCGATTCCGGAGGTGCGCCAGGTCGTCTCGCGCGTGGGCAGCCCCGCGGTGGCCACGGACATCATGGGCTTGGAGATGGCGGACGTCTTCGTGTCGTTGGCGCCGAGGGACGCGTGGCGGCCCGGGCTCACCCGTGAGTCGCTCATCGAGGAGATGGGGCAGGTGCTGGAAGCCCGTGTCCCAGGTGGAGACCCGGCCTTCACGCAGCCCATCCAGATGCGCTTCAACGAGCTGCTCGGGGGCGCGGTGACGGACGTGGCGCTCAGCATCTACGGCGAGGACCTGACCGAACTCGGGCTCCTGGCTCGCCGGGCCGCGGCGCTGCTGAGCCAGGAACCGGGTGCGGTGGACGTGCGTGTGCTCGCTCCGCCGGAGGTGCCGCTCTTCGAGGTGACGCCTCGCCCTCTCGATTCGGCCCGCGCGGGCCTGGGCGCGGTCGATGTGCTGGAGGCGGTGAGCGCGGTGCGCAGTGGCGTGGAGGTGGGCGCCACCTGGGATGGGGCGGTGCGCGTGCCCATCGTCCTGCGGTTGACGGGTGCGTCCGATGCCTTCTCCCTGGCCGAGCTGCCCCTCCCCACGGAGACGGGAGGCCTGGTGCCGCTCTCCCGCGTGGCGGACGTGCGGTTGACCTCCTCGCCCGGGCTGGTGAGCCGGGAAGGGGGCCAGCGCCGGCTGGTGGTGGGCTTCAACGTGCGAGGCGCGGACCTGGGGACGGTGGTGGAGCGGGCACGGAGCCGCGCGGAGCAGGCGCTTACTCCGCCTGATGGCTATCGGCTCGAGTGGGGCGGTCAGTACGAGACCTTGACGGAGGCACGGCAAAGGCTTTCGCTGGTGCTTCCCGCCGTGGCCCTCCTCATCTTCGCCGTGCTGCTGTTCGCCTTCCGCCGCATGCGTCCCGCTTTGGCCATCTTCGCCAACGTCCCCTTCGCGTGCGTGGGCGGGATGATGGCGCTGGCGGCTCGGGACCTGCCCGTGTCCATCTCCGCGGCGGTGGGCTTCATCGCGCTGTCCGGCATCGCGGTGCTCAACGGCGTCGTGCTGATGTCGCGCGAACAGCGGCTCGAAGCGGACGGCCATGCTCCCGGTGAGGCGGTGGTGATGGCGGCCCGCGAGCGGGCCCGGCCCGTGCTGATGACGGCGCTGGTGGCGGCGCTGGGCTTCATCCCGATGATGCTCGCTCGCGGGGTGGGCGCCGAGGTGCAGCGGCCCCTGGCCACGGTGGTGGTGGGTGGGCTCGTCACCTCCACGCTGCTGACCCTGGTCATCCTCCCCACACTCTACCCATGGTTCGCGGGTAGGACGCGCACGCAGGCGCGTGCATGATGAGGTGAAGGAGGCCGGTGCCGTGAGGCTGCTGCTGGTGGAAGACGAGGAGCGGATGGCGAACCTGCTCCGGCGGGGGCTCGGGGAAGAGGGCCACCTCGTGGACACCTGCCGCACGGCGGAGGACGCGCTCGACCAGGCAGGCGAGGTGGCCTACGACGCCATCATCCTCGACTGGGCCCTGCCCGGCATGGATGGCGTGGCGCTGCTTCGGCGCTGGCGCGAACGCGGCTTGATGACGCCGGTGCTGATGCTCACCGCCCGCGGCACGGTGGGGGAGCGGGTGACGGGCCTGCGCGCTGGCGCGGATGACTACCTGGTGAAGCCCTTTGCCTTCGAGGAACTGCTCGCGCGCCTGGAGGCACTGCACCGCCGCTCCGAGGGCCAGACGCAGTCCTGGGGCGGAGGGGCCATCCACATCGATGCCCGGCGGCGGATGTTGACGTGTGGCGACCGTGAGGTGGCCTTGACGGGCCGTGAGTTCGCCCTGCTGGGGGAATTGGCTTCGCGCGCGGGCGAAGTCCACACCCGCTCCAGCCTGCTGGCGAAGGTGTGGGGCCCCAGCTTCGATGGGCCTCCCAACATCGTGGACGTCTACGTGGGCTACGTGCGCACGAAGCTGACCGAGGTGGGCGCGGAAGGGGTGACCATCCAGGCGGTGCGTGGGGTGGGCTTCCGGTTGGTGATTGAGGGCGCTCGGTGAGGTTGGTCCGGCGGATGTGGCTGTGGGGCGCGGTGGTGCCCGTGGTGGCGGTGGTCGCCGCGCTGGGCGTGGCCGTCCAGGTGTTCCGCGTGGTGCTCGAGCGGACCCTGGACGAAGCCCTGCTGTCGCAAGCCGCGGCGGAGAGTGTGAGCCTCTTCGACGCTCCGGATGGGCGCCCGCATCTGCACGTGGAGCCCTCCCCGTTGGCGGGAGAGGTGCGTACCTTCGTCCCCGCGACCCGGCTCTATGGCCCGGATGGGACGCTGCTCTCCGTCTTCCCACCCGAGTCACCCACCGTCTACGAACGGGTGCTGCCCGAGGACGGGCCCACGTCGCGGCTGGAGACGCAGCGCCTGGGCACGGGCCTGCGGCTTCGCGTGCTGACGGTGCAGGTACGCTCTCCGAAGGGCGTGCCCCATGTCCTGCAGTTGGTGGCGTCCCTGGGGACGGTGGACCAGGCGGTGGGCACCTTCACCTCCGTCGCCACCGTGCTGGCGCTGCTCCTGGGCGGGGTGCTGATTGGCATCCAGGGCTGGCAGGCGAGGGGGCTGGCGCGACGGCTTCACGGCATCGCGGACCAGGTGGCCCGCTCGCGCGACGGAGGCATGGTGGCTCCCGTGCCCGTGGATGAGCCCCGGGACGAAATCATGGAGGTGCGCCTGGCGCTGACCGAGGCCGCGGTGCGCGTGCGCGCGGCGCGTGAAGCGCAAGAACGCCTCATCGCGCGCGCCGCGCACGAGCTGCGCACGCCACTGGCCCTCATGCGCACCGGCTTGGACCTGGCGCTGCGGCGCGAGCGTGGCGCGGAGGAGTTGCGCACCGTGCTGGAGGAGAACCGGCGCGAGGTGGACCGGCTGGCCAGCGTCGCCGGTGCGCTGCTGGAGCTGTCGGCGGCGGGCGGCGCCCTCGACTTGCAGCAGGGGGATTTGCGCGGGCTGCTCGACGAAGCCGCCGCGGGGGCATGGGCGGAGGCGGACCGGCGCGGTGTGTCGCTGCGCGTGGTGGGCCCCGACGAGGCCGACTGCCGGATGGATGCGATGGCCGTTCGTCGAGCGGTGGACAACCTGCTGGCCAACGCCCTCCGCTACGCGCCTCGTGGGTCCGAGGTGCGGCTGGAGCTGGCGCTCCGGGACGCGCATTGGGAAGTCGCTGTCCAGGACGAGGGGCGCGGCATCCCGGAGACGCACCGAGAGGACGTCTTCACGCCCTTCCACCGCCTGGAGCGGGACGCGGGGGGCGTGGGGCTGGGACTCAGTCTCGTGCGCGAGGTGGCGCGCGGCCATGGCGGCGACGCGCGCGTGGTGGAGAGCCCGGGCCCGGGCGCGCGGGTGCTGCTGACACTGCCTGGCCGGTGAGTCAGGGAGCGTTCGTCGAGCCCGGGACCGTGGCCCGTGTTCGCGCGTGTCTCCCACATCCGCCTCGGGTACAACGCCGCCGGATTTCATCCCTTCCGACAACTCAGCGTGGGGCCTATGGCCAGGGCTCGTCGTTCGAAGCAGCACCCAGATGCAACCGGTTCCGCCGAGCAGGGCTTCGTGGAGGTGCGCGGCGCCCGCCAGCACAACCTGAAGAACGTCGACGTCCGGATTCCGCGCGACGCGTTCGTCGTGTTCACCGGCGTGTCGGGCTCGGGCAAGTCGTCGCTGGCCTTCGGCACGCTCTACGCGGAAGCGCAGCGGCGGTACTTCGAATCCGTGGCCCCCTATGCGCGCCGTCTCATCGACCAGGCGGGTGTGCCGGAGGTCGACGCCATCGACGGGCTGCCCCCTGCCGTGGCGCTCCAGCAGCACCGGGGCGCGCCCACCACGCGTTCGTCCGTGGGGAGCGTGACGACGTTGGCGAACTCGTTGCGGCTGCTGTACTCGCGCGCGGGCACGTATCCACGCGGCCAGCCGCACCTGGATTCGGATGCCTTTTCGCCCAACACGCCCGCGGGCGCGTGCCCCAAGTGCCACGGGCTGGGCCGCATCTACGACGCCACCGAGAAGTCGATGGTGCCGGATGACGCGCTCACCATCCGGGAGCGGGCGATTGCCGCCTGGCCGCCCGCGTGGCACGGCCAGAACCTGCGCGACATCCTGGTGACGCTCGGCTACGACGTCGACCGGCCGTGGCGGGAGCTGCCGAAGAAGGACCGCGACTGGATTCTCTTCACGGACGAGCAGCCCACGGTGCCCGTCTACGCGGGCTTCACCCCGGCCGAGACGCAGCGGGCCCTCAAGCGCAAGGAGCCGCCCAGCTACATGGGCACCTTCACGGGCGCCCGGCGCTACGTGCTCCAGACCTTCGCCACCACGCAGAGCGCGCTGATGAAGCGGCGCGTCTCGCAGTACATGGTGAGCGGCGACTGCCCCGAATGTCACGGCAAGCGCCTGCGCCGCGAGTCCCTGTCCGTCACCTTCGCGGGGCTCGACATCGGCGAGCTGTCGCGTCTGCCGCTCAGTGAGCTCACGGACCTGCTCGCGCCCGTGGCGGATGGGACGGCCAAGGACGTGGCGGCGCTTGCCCGTGCCCATCCGGAGAAGGCGCTGGTGGCCCAGCGAATCGCCCACGACGTGTTGGCGCGCGTCAACGTCCTGACGGAGCTGGGCCTGGGCTACCTGTCGCTCGAGCGCGGCACGCCGACGCTGTCTCCTGGCGAGCTCCAGCGCTTGCGGCTGGCCACGCAGGTGCGCTCCAACCTGTTCGGCGTGGTGTACGTGCTCGATGAGCCGTCCGCTGGGCTGCACCCCGCGGACACCGCGGCGCTGCTGAAGGCCCTGGACCAGCTCAAGGGCTCAGGCAACTCGCTGTTCGTGGTGGAGCACGAGGTGGATGTCATCCGCCACGCGGACTGGATTGTCGACGTGGGGCCCGACGCGGGTGAGCAGGGCGGGCAGATTCTCTACAGCGGCCCGCTCGAGGGCCTGAAGGCGGTGAAGGCGTCCCGGACGCGGCGCTATCTCTTCGGCGACGCGGAGAAGCACCGCGGCACGCGGCGTTCGCCCAAGGGGTGGCTGCGCCTGCAGGGCGTGTCGCGCAACAACCTGAAGGAACTGGACGTCGACTTTCCGCTGGGCGTCCTCACCACGGTGACGGGCGTCTCCGGCTCGGGGAAGTCGAGCCTCGTGAGCCAGGTCCTGGTGGATCTGGTGGCCGGACACCTGGGCCACGCGGTGCCGGAGAACGAGGACGAGGGAGAGGCGCTGGAGCGCACGGTCATCCACACCACCGGCGGCAGGATTGCCTCCGGCATGGAGGGCATCAAGCGCCTGGTGCAGGTGGACCAGAAGCCCATTGGACGCACGCCGCGCTCCAACCTGGCGACGTACACGGGGCTGTTCGACAACGTCCGCAAACTCTTCGCCGCGACGCCCGCCGCACGCTCCCGGCGTTATGACGTGGGACGCTTCTCCTTCAACGTGGCCAAGGGCCGCTGCGAGACGTGCGAAGGCGAGGGCTTCGTCAGCGTGGAGCTGCTCTTCCTGCCCAGCGTCTACGCGCCGTGCCCCACGTGTCAGGGGGCTCGCTACAACGCCAAGACGCTGGAGATTCAGTACCGGGGCAAGAACATCGCCGAGGTGCTGGGCATGACGGTGGACGCGGCCCACGACTTCTTCAGCGAGGACCCGCTGGTGCAGCGGCCGCTCGCGGTCCTGCGGGAGGTGGGGTTGGGATACCTGCGGCTGGGGCAGCCCGCGACGGAGTTGTCCGGCGGCGAGGCCCAACGCATCAAGCTGGCCACGGAGCTTCAGCGGGCCCAGCGCGGCAGCTCGCTGTACGTGCTGGACGAACCCACCACGGGCCTGCACCCCTCCGACGTGGACACGCTGATGACGCAGCTGGAGGGGCTGGTGGCCTCCGGCAACACCGTCATCCTCGTCGAACACGACATGCGCGTGGTGGCCGCGAGCGACTGGGTCATCGACATGGGCCCGGGCGCTGGGGACAAGGGCGGGCGGGTGGTGGTGGCGGGCCCACCAGAGGACGTGGTGGGCCTGCCCTTCAGTCAGACCGCGCCCTTCCTGGAGGAGGCGCTGGGCTGAGCTTCCAGCGCCCGCCGGAGCCTCCGAGCCGTGGCCGTGAGGGCCGCCGGGCTCGGAGGTGAAGGCCGCGGAATCAGCGCGCCTGCGCCTGCGCCGCGGGCACGGACAGGCCTTCCGCCTTGAGCGTCTGGCTGGCCATGCCGGACATGCTCTCCGCGAGCGACTGCACGGAGCGGGTGGCTTCCTGCGTCTCCTGCACCGTCTTCAGCGTGCGCTGCATCTGCCCGGACAGCTCCTGGATGGCCTGGGCCATCTGGTGGGTGCCCGCATCCTGCG is a genomic window containing:
- a CDS encoding TolC family protein; this encodes MWVLLVTLLAAAPARESPPLTFAESQALAAKAALPASLARAVETRRAWDARLPWLAANPTLSVMPGRRAQPEGPGFELTVSVEQPLFLSNLAGAQRDAASAETRALEREAVAALLNRRLEVARAWLTLWSAQQAAATAEQEATLAGALRTSVADALALGGATRLELAEAEGFEAEAQLALLAREAEVTHARLSLAALVGRQPDAHLVVAEALPEVALPPPSEEARWLARASELPEAEARRLLGVAERARAAEVRAARGWQVTVGAQGVREYYGGLSGLLMVGVTPPMFDTGQRERGALLAAAERLEGEAQEAALRAAAELALAFREREHTAAQLSVVEKSLAPKAEEAARLADVLLRAGQSTLPDVLRARRARAAANIRLALARGEASLAAARLHLLLSALP
- a CDS encoding efflux RND transporter periplasmic adaptor subunit; translated protein: MTPFVRRFVAVPMLVLSGACTSGSSTAEVPPPPPPARASAASAWVPVRAASRVALAEAPALVLSSPDAVAALSAPFRARVQQVRARPGQQVKAGDPLVEVLMPEVVEAAGAASAASLRLEAYSRQVERLEALHAQGLAKLPDLADAQTQQAEARAALVAAHAVLRVAGIAPGEARGVAERGTVWLKSPIGGIVTEVRAVLGETQPEASAALVRVAADGPARLEARLSVRPPEGASFAFVSSQGIAVPVRWVGQSPVVDAADGTWRAWFEPEDSAAVLRAGQGGRLRIQAAAGEDTVLVPARALAFDSARTVVFTRGGEGQPVRREVEVLATSGAEALVKGPLSARDAVAADGAALLLESQAGAGDEVTP
- a CDS encoding efflux RND transporter permease subunit, which produces MIEALVRWSVRHRVWVLALTGVLALAGVAVSLRLELDAMPDITTNQVLVLTRAPGLTPEEVERLVTRPVEVALGGMPGLEEQRSLSRYGLSSVTAVFEDGVDPYRARQQVQERLNVLGSTLPPGVDPPELGPLTGGLGEVFHFTLSSPERTGAQLLELTQIRVAPRLRTVPGVVEVNSWGGHQRTLEVRADAVRLAQRGVTLAQLRDALERATGSAPGASLPVGERHVLIRAVARPRAPADLAEALIPRPGAMAVRLGDVAEVTEGALPRIGSATSNGRGETVYVMVQMLRDANALAVTGAISDALPDVRALLPEDVRLDVVYDRATLVRGTVRTVGKNLLEGGLLVVGVLFLLLGSVRAGLLVASAIPLSMLGATTAMVALDIPGNLMSLGAIDFGLLVDGAVVMVEGLFHRLAHLSPEEKKRPPREHVEETAVSLARPVFFSVLIILLVYLPILSLRGVDGKMFRPMAMTVVFALATALLLSLTFIPAAASWLIRPEHVPAREPLLVRWFERLYAPALRQSVRRRVPVAAVAVFLLAVGGWIFARAGTEFTPQLDEGDMVIQTTRVPDISLDAAVSEAGRMERVLLEAIPEVRQVVSRVGSPAVATDIMGLEMADVFVSLAPRDAWRPGLTRESLIEEMGQVLEARVPGGDPAFTQPIQMRFNELLGGAVTDVALSIYGEDLTELGLLARRAAALLSQEPGAVDVRVLAPPEVPLFEVTPRPLDSARAGLGAVDVLEAVSAVRSGVEVGATWDGAVRVPIVLRLTGASDAFSLAELPLPTETGGLVPLSRVADVRLTSSPGLVSREGGQRRLVVGFNVRGADLGTVVERARSRAEQALTPPDGYRLEWGGQYETLTEARQRLSLVLPAVALLIFAVLLFAFRRMRPALAIFANVPFACVGGMMALAARDLPVSISAAVGFIALSGIAVLNGVVLMSREQRLEADGHAPGEAVVMAARERARPVLMTALVAALGFIPMMLARGVGAEVQRPLATVVVGGLVTSTLLTLVILPTLYPWFAGRTRTQARA
- a CDS encoding response regulator transcription factor, whose protein sequence is MRLLLVEDEERMANLLRRGLGEEGHLVDTCRTAEDALDQAGEVAYDAIILDWALPGMDGVALLRRWRERGLMTPVLMLTARGTVGERVTGLRAGADDYLVKPFAFEELLARLEALHRRSEGQTQSWGGGAIHIDARRRMLTCGDREVALTGREFALLGELASRAGEVHTRSSLLAKVWGPSFDGPPNIVDVYVGYVRTKLTEVGAEGVTIQAVRGVGFRLVIEGAR
- a CDS encoding sensor histidine kinase, producing MRLVRRMWLWGAVVPVVAVVAALGVAVQVFRVVLERTLDEALLSQAAAESVSLFDAPDGRPHLHVEPSPLAGEVRTFVPATRLYGPDGTLLSVFPPESPTVYERVLPEDGPTSRLETQRLGTGLRLRVLTVQVRSPKGVPHVLQLVASLGTVDQAVGTFTSVATVLALLLGGVLIGIQGWQARGLARRLHGIADQVARSRDGGMVAPVPVDEPRDEIMEVRLALTEAAVRVRAAREAQERLIARAAHELRTPLALMRTGLDLALRRERGAEELRTVLEENRREVDRLASVAGALLELSAAGGALDLQQGDLRGLLDEAAAGAWAEADRRGVSLRVVGPDEADCRMDAMAVRRAVDNLLANALRYAPRGSEVRLELALRDAHWEVAVQDEGRGIPETHREDVFTPFHRLERDAGGVGLGLSLVREVARGHGGDARVVESPGPGARVLLTLPGR
- the uvrA gene encoding excinuclease ABC subunit UvrA gives rise to the protein MARARRSKQHPDATGSAEQGFVEVRGARQHNLKNVDVRIPRDAFVVFTGVSGSGKSSLAFGTLYAEAQRRYFESVAPYARRLIDQAGVPEVDAIDGLPPAVALQQHRGAPTTRSSVGSVTTLANSLRLLYSRAGTYPRGQPHLDSDAFSPNTPAGACPKCHGLGRIYDATEKSMVPDDALTIRERAIAAWPPAWHGQNLRDILVTLGYDVDRPWRELPKKDRDWILFTDEQPTVPVYAGFTPAETQRALKRKEPPSYMGTFTGARRYVLQTFATTQSALMKRRVSQYMVSGDCPECHGKRLRRESLSVTFAGLDIGELSRLPLSELTDLLAPVADGTAKDVAALARAHPEKALVAQRIAHDVLARVNVLTELGLGYLSLERGTPTLSPGELQRLRLATQVRSNLFGVVYVLDEPSAGLHPADTAALLKALDQLKGSGNSLFVVEHEVDVIRHADWIVDVGPDAGEQGGQILYSGPLEGLKAVKASRTRRYLFGDAEKHRGTRRSPKGWLRLQGVSRNNLKELDVDFPLGVLTTVTGVSGSGKSSLVSQVLVDLVAGHLGHAVPENEDEGEALERTVIHTTGGRIASGMEGIKRLVQVDQKPIGRTPRSNLATYTGLFDNVRKLFAATPAARSRRYDVGRFSFNVAKGRCETCEGEGFVSVELLFLPSVYAPCPTCQGARYNAKTLEIQYRGKNIAEVLGMTVDAAHDFFSEDPLVQRPLAVLREVGLGYLRLGQPATELSGGEAQRIKLATELQRAQRGSSLYVLDEPTTGLHPSDVDTLMTQLEGLVASGNTVILVEHDMRVVAASDWVIDMGPGAGDKGGRVVVAGPPEDVVGLPFSQTAPFLEEALG